A DNA window from Vagococcus penaei contains the following coding sequences:
- a CDS encoding tRNA (adenine(22)-N(1))-methyltransferase, which yields MDYQQLSDRLEAVATHIQQGDFIADIGSDHAYLPAYLMLKNQISGAIAGEVVEGPYESAKHLVESLNLIDKISVRLGDGLAVIKPTDQVTAITICGMGGTLIRDILDRGIQHGVLTGKERLILQPNVGEKILRQWLVSHNYQIVDEELIEENHKFYEIIVAEKATEMTELTPNELLFGPVLLTRKNPIFAKKWQQEVREKYRVIDQLKQATKNQDEKLKKLQQDIQQIEEVLVND from the coding sequence ATGGACTATCAACAGTTATCAGACCGTCTAGAAGCGGTAGCGACACACATACAACAAGGAGATTTTATTGCGGATATTGGTTCTGACCATGCGTACTTACCAGCTTATCTTATGTTGAAAAATCAAATTAGTGGTGCCATAGCGGGTGAAGTCGTTGAAGGTCCATACGAATCGGCAAAGCATTTAGTTGAGTCGTTAAACCTAATAGATAAAATTTCAGTTCGTCTAGGTGATGGTTTAGCAGTTATTAAACCAACTGATCAAGTCACAGCGATTACGATTTGTGGAATGGGTGGGACATTGATTCGAGATATTTTAGATCGTGGCATACAACATGGTGTTCTTACAGGTAAGGAACGGCTTATTTTACAGCCCAATGTTGGTGAAAAAATTCTACGTCAGTGGTTAGTAAGTCATAATTATCAAATTGTTGATGAAGAATTGATTGAAGAAAATCATAAATTTTACGAAATTATTGTGGCAGAAAAAGCAACAGAAATGACTGAATTAACACCAAATGAATTATTATTTGGTCCCGTTCTCTTAACTCGAAAAAACCCGATTTTTGCTAAAAAATGGCAACAAGAAGTTCGAGAAAAGTATCGTGTGATTGATCAATTAAAGCAAGCAACTAAAAATCAAGATGAGAAATTAAAGAAATTGCAACAAGACATTCAGCAAATTGAGGAGGTTTTAGTGAATGATTAA
- a CDS encoding pseudouridine synthase — protein MERLQKVLANCGVASRRKSEDLIAQGRISVNGKVIKEQGVKVSKNDRIEVDGVPVYQEEPVYFLLYKPRGVISAVSDDKGRKVVTDFFPHVAERIFPVGRLDYDTSGALLMTNDGEFANLFMHPKHEMTKTYVAKIEGTPHNKELKPLQTGIVIDKRKTAPASYKILSTDRKKGTSIVELVIREGRNHQVKKMFEALGYPVMKLKREKVGELTLHGLTSGDYRELTKKKSVNYM, from the coding sequence GTGGAACGTTTACAAAAAGTATTAGCAAATTGTGGTGTCGCATCACGACGAAAGTCAGAAGACTTAATTGCTCAAGGTCGTATTTCTGTTAATGGGAAAGTTATTAAAGAACAGGGTGTAAAGGTCAGCAAAAATGATCGAATTGAAGTCGATGGAGTACCTGTTTATCAAGAAGAGCCAGTGTATTTTTTACTTTATAAACCAAGAGGCGTGATTTCAGCTGTATCTGATGATAAAGGTCGTAAAGTTGTGACAGATTTCTTTCCTCACGTAGCGGAACGAATTTTTCCAGTCGGTCGTTTAGATTATGATACATCAGGTGCTCTTCTTATGACGAATGATGGTGAATTTGCTAATTTATTTATGCATCCCAAACATGAAATGACAAAGACTTATGTCGCAAAAATTGAAGGTACACCACATAATAAAGAGTTAAAACCTTTACAAACGGGTATTGTCATTGATAAACGAAAGACAGCGCCAGCCTCATATAAAATTTTATCAACTGATCGTAAAAAAGGTACATCAATTGTTGAGTTAGTGATTCGCGAAGGTCGTAACCACCAAGTTAAGAAAATGTTTGAAGCTTTGGGTTATCCTGTAATGAAGTTAAAACGTGAAAAAGTTGGTGAATTAACACTTCATGGTCTAACTTCTGGTGATTATCGGGAGTTAACAAAAAAGAAGTCAGTCAACTATATGTAG
- a CDS encoding acyltransferase family protein has translation MGKRKYITGIDGLRSIAVIGVILYHLLPDNMPGGYLGVPLFFVISGFLMTDILLQQWHTRGKISLKSFYLKRIRRIYPSLITLFLIFGTVALILPRHFLTNYRAITLSSIFNVNNWWQIINGSSYFDRFSNQSAFTHLWSLSIEGQFYLVWPIIIALLMYKNSSHRKLWVTLSLGTILSAALMWFLYTPENINRIYYGTDTRLFSILVGGLLALVLRDCQEWIKKIPKLTGMIAFLTSLIIVITSFMLINDNTAFVYQGGMFLFSIACTVLLWSVIQFERVNQTLTNPLFKWIGLRSYDIYLWQFPVMIVYEELLRLDGSHK, from the coding sequence GTGGGGAAAAGAAAGTACATTACAGGAATCGATGGTCTTCGTTCGATTGCTGTGATAGGTGTCATCTTATATCATCTGTTACCAGATAATATGCCAGGTGGCTATTTAGGTGTGCCTTTATTTTTTGTTATTTCTGGATTTTTAATGACGGATATTTTATTACAGCAATGGCACACGCGTGGTAAGATATCGTTAAAGAGTTTTTATTTGAAACGTATTAGGCGGATTTATCCTTCGTTAATTACGCTGTTTTTGATTTTTGGTACAGTTGCTTTAATATTGCCACGTCATTTTTTGACGAATTATCGAGCCATTACGCTTAGCAGTATTTTTAACGTGAACAACTGGTGGCAAATTATAAATGGTTCTTCTTATTTTGATCGTTTTTCGAATCAATCAGCTTTTACTCATCTATGGTCGTTATCAATCGAAGGTCAGTTTTATCTTGTTTGGCCAATCATAATAGCACTTTTGATGTACAAAAATAGCTCCCATCGAAAATTATGGGTGACCTTAAGCCTTGGAACGATTTTATCTGCGGCATTAATGTGGTTTCTATATACTCCTGAAAATATTAATCGTATCTATTACGGGACTGACACGAGATTATTTTCAATTTTAGTAGGAGGTTTATTAGCTTTAGTGCTTCGTGATTGTCAAGAATGGATAAAAAAAATCCCGAAACTAACTGGTATGATTGCTTTTTTGACTAGTTTAATTATAGTTATTACTAGTTTTATGTTGATTAATGATAATACAGCATTTGTTTATCAAGGTGGAATGTTCTTATTTAGTATCGCCTGTACGGTACTATTGTGGTCTGTGATTCAATTCGAACGTGTTAACCAAACGTTAACTAATCCTTTGTTTAAGTGGATTGGATTACGCAGTTATGATATTTATCTATGGCAATTTCCTGTTATGATTGTCTATGAAGAATTATTAAGATTAGATGGCAGTCATAAGTGA
- a CDS encoding PHP domain-containing protein: MKYYDQHLHTHHSFDSQESFEHYLNTYQPDYFVSTEHLDFDNPYTGGKDSIPDYLAYQSEIAQLTQNYSTTILKGIEVGYVDTHHDRIARFLTPKHYDVILLSVHQDGDIDYMDDCVKKLNPQDLIIDYYSRMINAVKSTDFANILTHFDYGMRRISLSVENFKEMAEPLLIELFNEVIKKQLAFELNAKSFIKYNNRALYEYAVPLYQSLGGKLFTLGSDAHKAEDYQLGFDEMAQFLRDLGVTELATYQNQQLKMVPL, from the coding sequence ATTAAGTACTATGATCAGCATTTGCACACGCATCACTCATTTGATTCACAAGAATCGTTTGAACATTATCTTAATACCTATCAACCAGATTATTTTGTATCTACGGAACATTTGGATTTTGATAATCCATATACTGGCGGAAAGGATAGTATTCCTGATTATTTAGCTTATCAAAGTGAGATAGCTCAACTCACACAAAACTATTCAACAACTATCCTTAAAGGAATTGAAGTAGGCTATGTTGATACTCATCACGACCGAATAGCCCGATTCTTAACACCAAAACATTATGATGTGATTCTTTTAAGTGTCCATCAAGATGGTGATATTGATTATATGGATGATTGCGTAAAGAAACTCAATCCACAGGACTTAATTATTGATTATTACTCTCGCATGATTAATGCTGTTAAATCAACAGATTTTGCCAATATCTTAACACATTTTGATTATGGTATGCGACGAATCTCATTATCAGTTGAAAATTTTAAAGAAATGGCCGAACCATTATTGATTGAATTATTTAATGAAGTCATCAAAAAGCAACTGGCTTTCGAATTGAACGCTAAAAGCTTTATCAAATATAATAATCGCGCACTGTACGAATACGCTGTCCCTTTGTATCAATCATTAGGCGGCAAGCTATTCACACTAGGATCTGACGCCCATAAGGCCGAAGATTATCAGCTTGGCTTTGATGAGATGGCACAATTTTTACGTGACTTAGGCGTGACTGAACTAGCAACTTATCAAAACCAACAATTAAAAATGGTTCCACTATGA
- a CDS encoding segregation and condensation protein A: MEELKVKLDVFEGPLDLLLHLIKTLEIDIYDIPIAQITDQYMAYIHSMKVLDLEIAGDYIVMAATLMSIKSKLLIPQVAESIATDSDYCEEVDPREQLVTQLLEYRKYKYAATVLREKESVREQFFTREPANLEHVKADFVPLEENEITMIDLFLAVHEVIQRKKEVEYYDDVSITADSYTIEEKLANISERLTRLDVQEALVFSELFTVANRSEIVTTFMAILELMKAGMVVAKQTASHQPIMLYRNFNK, from the coding sequence ATGGAAGAATTAAAAGTTAAATTAGATGTTTTTGAGGGACCGCTTGACTTGTTGCTACATTTAATTAAGACCTTAGAAATTGATATTTATGATATTCCAATTGCTCAAATTACCGATCAGTACATGGCTTATATTCATTCCATGAAAGTCTTGGATTTGGAAATAGCTGGTGATTATATTGTAATGGCAGCAACATTGATGTCAATCAAAAGTAAGCTATTAATCCCACAAGTTGCAGAATCAATTGCTACTGATAGTGATTATTGTGAAGAAGTCGATCCGAGAGAGCAGTTAGTTACACAGCTTTTAGAGTATCGAAAGTATAAATATGCTGCTACCGTTTTACGTGAAAAAGAGAGTGTCCGAGAACAGTTTTTCACAAGAGAACCGGCGAATTTAGAGCATGTCAAAGCAGATTTTGTACCATTAGAAGAAAATGAAATTACAATGATTGATTTGTTTTTAGCTGTTCATGAGGTTATTCAACGAAAAAAAGAGGTTGAATATTATGACGACGTCAGTATTACAGCGGACTCGTATACAATTGAAGAAAAACTTGCTAATATTAGCGAGAGGCTGACACGGCTAGATGTACAAGAGGCATTAGTTTTTTCTGAACTATTTACCGTGGCCAACCGATCTGAGATTGTGACGACATTTATGGCGATTTTAGAATTAATGAAAGCTGGTATGGTAGTCGCTAAACAAACGGCTAGTCATCAACCAATCATGTTATATCGAAATTTTAATAAGTAG
- the clpB gene encoding ATP-dependent chaperone ClpB — translation MNIEKMTTTMQQAIAEAQQIAVTRHQQEIDIAHLWKIFMQPNHFARNLYTDAGLDIMQFDLIIDQEIDKLPQVNGGNVQYGQSLSQNLFNLLQEADKIRETFQDEYLSTEVIVLALFKLKNYALTKYLLSHGVTEQGISERVKEMRGGERVTSQNQEEQYEALSKYGIDLVEAVRQGKQDPVIGRDEEIRDVVRILSRKTKNNPVLIGEPGVGKTAIVEGLAQRIVKKDVPENLKDKTIFSLDMGALIAGAKFRGEFEERLKAVLKEVKKSDGRIILFIDEIHTIVGAGKTEGSMDAGNLLKPMLARGELHCIGATTLDEYRENMEKDKALERRFQKVLVKEPTVEDTISILRGLKERFEIHHGVNIHDNALVSAATLSNRYITDRFLPDKAIDLVDEACATIRVEMNSMPTELDQVTRRLMQLEIEEAALKKEDDDASKKRLGILQEELSELREEANTLKMQWETEKEGFNKLNEKRAEIDRVKTQLENAESNYDLEEAAVLRHGTLPKLQKELEELEATVDTDDSKLVQESVTEKEIAVVVGRLTGIPVTKLEEGEREKILRLNATLHKRVIGQDEAVDAVSDAVIRSRAGLQDPNRPLGSFLFLGPTGVGKTELAKALAEELFDSEEHMVRIDMSEYMEKHSVSRLVGAPPGYVGYEEGGQLTEAVRRSPYTIVLLDEIEKAHPDVFNILLQVLDDGRLTDSKGRVVDFKNTVMIMTSNIGSQFLLEGVTDDGTIPTEVENTVLDLLKGHFKPEFLNRIDDTIIFTPLSLANVKEIIVKMTKDLERRLEHQDIYLEISEEAKSWIAEQAYDPIYGARPLKRYITKNVETPLAKEIVGGKILPKSKVVITILDNQLQFKTELLPEN, via the coding sequence ATGAATATTGAAAAAATGACAACAACCATGCAGCAAGCAATCGCTGAAGCACAACAAATTGCTGTGACTAGACATCAGCAAGAAATCGATATTGCGCATCTATGGAAGATATTTATGCAACCAAATCATTTTGCCCGTAATTTGTATACTGACGCTGGATTAGATATCATGCAATTTGATCTTATCATTGATCAAGAAATTGATAAATTACCCCAAGTTAATGGCGGTAATGTTCAATATGGTCAAAGTCTAAGCCAAAATTTATTTAATCTATTACAAGAAGCAGATAAAATTAGAGAAACATTTCAAGATGAGTACTTATCAACTGAAGTGATTGTACTTGCTTTGTTTAAACTAAAAAATTATGCCTTAACGAAATATCTTTTGAGTCATGGTGTTACTGAACAAGGGATTAGTGAACGAGTGAAAGAGATGAGAGGAGGAGAACGTGTGACTAGCCAGAATCAAGAAGAGCAATATGAAGCATTGTCTAAATATGGAATTGATCTTGTGGAAGCTGTTCGTCAAGGAAAACAAGATCCTGTTATTGGCCGCGATGAAGAGATTCGCGATGTGGTGCGAATTTTATCACGTAAAACGAAAAATAATCCGGTATTAATTGGTGAGCCAGGTGTAGGTAAAACGGCCATTGTTGAGGGATTGGCACAAAGAATTGTCAAAAAAGATGTCCCAGAAAATTTAAAAGATAAAACAATTTTCTCTTTAGATATGGGTGCATTAATTGCTGGAGCTAAATTCCGCGGAGAGTTTGAAGAGCGTTTAAAAGCTGTACTAAAAGAAGTTAAAAAAAGTGACGGTCGTATTATCTTATTCATTGACGAGATTCATACAATCGTTGGTGCTGGTAAAACAGAGGGCAGCATGGACGCTGGAAACTTATTGAAACCGATGTTAGCACGTGGTGAGTTACATTGTATTGGGGCGACAACATTAGATGAGTATCGTGAAAATATGGAAAAAGACAAAGCTCTTGAACGACGTTTCCAAAAAGTATTAGTCAAAGAGCCGACTGTTGAAGATACAATTAGTATTCTACGCGGCTTGAAAGAGCGTTTTGAAATTCATCATGGTGTTAATATCCATGATAATGCGCTAGTATCCGCAGCGACACTTTCTAATCGTTACATTACCGATCGTTTCTTGCCAGATAAAGCCATTGATTTAGTTGATGAAGCTTGTGCAACGATTCGAGTGGAAATGAACTCAATGCCGACAGAATTAGATCAGGTTACTCGTCGTTTGATGCAGTTAGAGATTGAAGAAGCAGCGCTAAAAAAAGAAGACGATGATGCGAGTAAAAAACGTTTAGGTATCTTACAAGAAGAATTGTCAGAATTACGCGAAGAAGCCAACACATTAAAAATGCAGTGGGAAACTGAAAAAGAAGGCTTTAATAAACTTAATGAAAAACGTGCTGAAATTGATCGTGTGAAAACACAATTAGAAAATGCTGAAAGCAACTATGACTTAGAGGAAGCTGCCGTCTTACGACACGGAACATTGCCTAAACTTCAAAAAGAATTAGAAGAGTTAGAAGCAACTGTAGATACGGATGACTCTAAACTAGTTCAAGAATCAGTGACAGAAAAAGAGATTGCTGTGGTCGTAGGTCGTTTAACTGGTATTCCTGTGACGAAGTTAGAAGAAGGTGAACGTGAAAAAATCTTACGTTTGAATGCGACATTACATAAACGCGTAATTGGACAAGATGAAGCAGTCGATGCTGTGTCTGATGCTGTGATCCGCTCACGAGCTGGATTGCAAGATCCAAATCGTCCATTAGGTTCATTTCTATTCTTAGGTCCAACAGGTGTTGGTAAAACAGAACTGGCTAAAGCTCTGGCAGAAGAATTATTTGATTCAGAAGAACATATGGTCCGAATTGACATGAGTGAGTATATGGAAAAACATAGTGTGTCCCGTTTAGTAGGAGCTCCTCCTGGCTATGTTGGTTATGAGGAAGGTGGTCAGCTGACAGAAGCAGTTCGTCGTAGCCCATATACCATTGTTTTACTAGATGAAATTGAGAAAGCACATCCGGACGTTTTTAATATTTTACTTCAAGTACTTGATGATGGCCGATTGACTGATTCTAAAGGCCGTGTTGTTGATTTTAAAAACACAGTTATGATTATGACAAGTAATATTGGCTCACAATTTTTATTAGAAGGTGTGACTGATGATGGAACAATTCCTACTGAAGTGGAAAATACCGTTTTAGATTTATTGAAAGGTCATTTCAAACCTGAATTTTTAAATCGGATTGATGATACGATTATCTTTACACCGTTAAGTTTAGCGAATGTGAAAGAAATTATTGTGAAAATGACTAAAGATTTAGAACGTCGTTTAGAGCATCAAGATATTTATCTAGAAATTTCTGAAGAAGCTAAAAGCTGGATAGCAGAACAAGCGTATGATCCAATCTATGGCGCACGACCATTGAAACGCTATATTACTAAGAATGTTGAAACGCCTCTAGCTAAAGAAATTGTTGGTGGAAAAATTTTACCTAAGTCTAAAGTTGTTATTACTATTTTAGATAATCAATTACAATTTAAAACTGAGTTATTGCCCGAAAATTAA
- the pepT gene encoding peptidase T: MYKNLVNRFLGYVKTETRSDAASQTTPSTPTQVAFAKELEKELTTIGMSDVFYNEKNGFVIATLPSNVKHDVRSIGFIAHMDTADFNAKNVQPQIIENYDGQSTIPLGKDGKYELSVAEFPNLTNYVGQTLITTDGQTLLGSDDKSGIAEIMTAMEHLIAHPEIKHGKIMVAFGPDEEIGVGADKFEVSEFPVDFAYTMDGGPVGELQYETFNAAQAELKIEGKNVHPGTAKDTMINALQVGIDFHNQLPSEEVPEKTDERQGFYHLYHFTGVPDAAEMTYIIRDHHRESFENRKQKLVEIAKKMNAEFGQDRLVLEITDQYYNMREVIEKDMSIIELVKEAMLNLGIEPIIEPVRGGTDGSKISFMGLPTPNIFAGGENMHGRFEFVAVESMEKATSLIVEIARLNTQK, from the coding sequence ATGTATAAAAATTTAGTCAATCGTTTTTTAGGTTATGTGAAAACAGAAACTCGCTCGGATGCAGCCAGTCAAACTACACCGTCGACACCTACGCAAGTTGCCTTTGCTAAAGAATTGGAAAAAGAATTAACTACTATCGGTATGTCAGATGTTTTTTATAATGAAAAAAATGGTTTTGTGATAGCAACTCTACCAAGCAATGTTAAACATGATGTGAGAAGTATTGGGTTTATTGCGCACATGGATACAGCTGATTTCAACGCAAAAAACGTCCAACCGCAAATCATTGAAAATTATGATGGCCAGTCAACCATCCCTTTAGGAAAAGATGGCAAGTATGAATTATCGGTAGCTGAGTTTCCGAATTTAACTAACTATGTGGGACAAACGTTGATTACAACGGATGGACAGACGCTGCTTGGGTCAGATGATAAATCTGGCATTGCTGAAATTATGACAGCAATGGAACATTTGATTGCCCATCCTGAGATTAAACATGGGAAAATTATGGTTGCCTTTGGTCCGGATGAAGAAATCGGTGTTGGAGCGGATAAATTCGAGGTTTCGGAATTTCCAGTTGATTTTGCTTATACAATGGATGGTGGTCCAGTTGGTGAATTGCAGTATGAAACGTTTAATGCGGCGCAAGCGGAATTAAAAATTGAAGGGAAAAATGTCCATCCTGGTACTGCTAAAGATACGATGATTAATGCATTGCAAGTTGGTATTGATTTCCACAATCAATTACCCTCTGAAGAAGTCCCTGAAAAAACGGATGAACGTCAAGGATTTTACCACTTATATCATTTTACGGGTGTACCTGATGCAGCTGAAATGACTTACATCATTCGCGATCATCACCGTGAATCATTTGAAAATCGCAAACAAAAATTAGTAGAGATTGCGAAAAAAATGAATGCTGAATTTGGTCAAGATCGTCTAGTTTTAGAGATCACTGATCAATATTATAATATGCGAGAAGTAATTGAAAAAGATATGTCAATCATTGAATTGGTTAAAGAAGCGATGCTTAATTTAGGTATCGAGCCAATTATTGAGCCAGTTCGTGGTGGGACTGATGGGTCTAAAATTTCCTTTATGGGCTTACCAACGCCTAATATTTTTGCTGGTGGAGAAAATATGCATGGACGATTTGAATTTGTTGCTGTAGAAAGTATGGAAAAAGCAACATCATTAATTGTTGAAATTGCCCGTTTAAATACTCAAAAATAA
- the scpB gene encoding SMC-Scp complex subunit ScpB, with translation MNKRTQLEALLFVSGNEGLTLNELAYFLNEKTETCFQLITELKTDYEKNDMSALKIMEVNHRFILVTKAVHADLLKEYAQSSIKQSISQAAIECLAIIAYNQPITRAEIDQIRGVKSSGPLQRLASRQLIEEKGRVEGPGRPILYGVTDYFMDYFGLKSLEDLPSIQELEEEASVIESTDLFFDRFKEKFDELDSDYEGSQIEEEL, from the coding sequence ATGAATAAAAGAACACAACTTGAAGCATTATTATTTGTTTCTGGCAATGAAGGCTTAACGCTAAATGAATTAGCATATTTTTTAAACGAAAAAACAGAAACATGTTTTCAATTGATAACAGAACTTAAAACAGATTATGAGAAAAATGATATGAGTGCTTTGAAGATTATGGAGGTCAATCACCGATTTATTTTAGTGACTAAGGCCGTGCATGCTGACCTGTTGAAAGAATATGCTCAATCTTCTATAAAACAGTCGATTTCACAAGCTGCAATTGAATGTTTGGCAATTATCGCTTACAATCAACCGATTACGCGTGCTGAAATCGATCAGATTAGGGGGGTTAAATCTTCAGGTCCATTGCAACGTTTAGCAAGTCGCCAATTAATTGAAGAAAAAGGTCGAGTTGAAGGACCAGGTCGCCCTATACTATATGGAGTGACTGATTATTTTATGGATTATTTTGGTTTAAAATCGTTAGAAGATTTACCATCGATTCAAGAACTAGAAGAAGAAGCATCTGTTATTGAATCAACGGATTTGTTTTTTGATCGTTTTAAAGAAAAATTTGATGAATTAGACAGTGATTACGAAGGTAGTCAAATTGAGGAGGAGTTATAG
- a CDS encoding ECF transporter S component, with product MRKGKTEKMVVLSLLSAMAFILLMFDFPILPVFGWLKVDFSDIPVLIGAFLYGPFGGVVTAFIRSSLHFITTGGNLPNLIGDTTGFVASVIFMLPIYFGISKNKSTKSLVQSLTISTVILTIFMGIANYFVITPLYLNLLRMDFGMPISTMVLYGVIPFNLIKGVLVGSVFAVVYKKVLPVLERRVQKIAK from the coding sequence ATGAGAAAAGGTAAAACAGAAAAGATGGTTGTCTTGTCACTATTATCAGCGATGGCTTTTATATTATTGATGTTCGATTTTCCTATCCTACCAGTTTTTGGTTGGTTGAAAGTGGATTTCAGTGATATTCCTGTCTTGATTGGGGCGTTTTTGTATGGGCCATTTGGTGGTGTTGTGACGGCATTTATTCGATCATCATTACATTTTATAACAACTGGCGGTAATTTACCTAATTTAATTGGGGATACGACAGGCTTTGTTGCATCTGTTATTTTTATGTTACCTATTTATTTTGGTATTAGTAAAAATAAATCAACTAAAAGTTTAGTTCAAAGCTTGACTATTTCAACGGTTATTCTAACTATTTTTATGGGGATTGCTAACTACTTTGTTATTACACCGCTTTATCTAAATTTATTAAGAATGGATTTTGGCATGCCGATTTCAACCATGGTTTTGTATGGAGTTATTCCATTTAATTTAATTAAAGGTGTTTTAGTAGGAAGTGTCTTTGCTGTTGTTTATAAAAAAGTTTTACCAGTACTAGAACGAAGAGTTCAAAAAATTGCAAAGTAA
- a CDS encoding Nif3-like dinuclear metal center hexameric protein translates to MIKGTDFIRKFEEFCPQWLAEESDPVGLQIGTLDKPVKKIMMTLDVRPEVVQEAIEQQVDLIIAKHPPIFRSLNNLVTDNFQTKMYADLLSHNIAVYAAHTNMDIIEGGLNDYFCQLLDITADDFLRQTHVVHYKKLAVMIPDESIEVLKDALFAIGVGEYSADYDHCSFSYEGSGTFRPKFKAQPTIGSLNVEERVLETKIEFIFPETIMNQVITTVKKVHPYEEPAYDIYTVDHLVKRYGLGRIGYLAQPIPLTSFVERVKEVFGLTGLRVVTDRETKMISRVAICGGSGEKFYHDALAKKADVYITGDVYYHTAHDMIEEKLTVIDPGHYIEEVCKEQFVTLFNQWKKTENWDVDFIVSQTNTNPFIFK, encoded by the coding sequence ATGATTAAGGGTACAGATTTTATTCGAAAATTTGAAGAATTTTGCCCCCAATGGTTAGCAGAAGAGAGTGATCCGGTTGGGTTGCAAATTGGTACATTAGATAAGCCAGTCAAAAAAATCATGATGACATTAGATGTTCGACCTGAAGTAGTACAAGAGGCTATTGAGCAACAGGTTGATTTAATTATTGCAAAACATCCTCCGATTTTTCGCTCGCTTAATAATTTAGTCACAGATAATTTCCAAACAAAGATGTATGCCGATTTATTGTCACATAATATTGCAGTATACGCTGCTCATACGAATATGGATATTATTGAAGGTGGATTAAATGATTATTTTTGTCAATTATTAGATATTACTGCGGATGACTTTTTACGTCAGACACATGTTGTTCATTATAAAAAGTTAGCGGTCATGATACCAGATGAGTCTATTGAGGTACTTAAAGATGCTCTCTTTGCAATTGGTGTAGGTGAGTATTCAGCTGATTATGACCATTGTAGTTTTAGCTATGAAGGTAGTGGAACTTTTCGTCCTAAGTTTAAAGCCCAGCCGACGATTGGTAGTTTAAACGTTGAAGAGCGTGTCTTGGAAACTAAAATTGAGTTTATTTTTCCTGAAACAATTATGAATCAAGTAATTACGACAGTTAAAAAAGTTCACCCTTATGAAGAGCCGGCTTATGATATTTATACGGTCGACCATTTAGTCAAACGTTACGGGCTTGGCCGAATTGGTTACCTCGCACAACCCATTCCGTTAACTAGTTTTGTCGAAAGAGTAAAAGAAGTCTTTGGATTAACTGGTTTGCGTGTTGTAACTGATCGTGAGACTAAAATGATTTCTCGAGTAGCAATTTGTGGTGGCAGTGGAGAAAAATTTTACCATGATGCTTTAGCTAAAAAAGCAGATGTTTATATTACCGGAGATGTCTATTATCATACTGCACACGATATGATTGAAGAAAAGTTAACTGTTATAGATCCGGGACATTATATTGAAGAAGTTTGTAAAGAACAGTTTGTAACGCTTTTTAATCAATGGAAAAAAACTGAGAACTGGGATGTTGATTTTATTGTCAGTCAGACAAATACGAATCCTTTTATATTTAAATAA